From a single Nothobranchius furzeri strain GRZ-AD chromosome 7, NfurGRZ-RIMD1, whole genome shotgun sequence genomic region:
- the LOC139070627 gene encoding uncharacterized protein, with amino-acid sequence MVLDETDSPCGLVQSLAMSAAAIPDLFQLEDNSDSFFAVPKYNHADLVSLQRKDPTIGRVIQLLMTDNKPPTDTIAEPPVVLNLLREWKRFEFQNDLLYRRRQLGPETSLQLVLPDSLRSTVMQSLHDDMGHLGVERTTDLIRSRFYWPRMASDIEIKVKTCERCIRRKALPDKAAPMVSITTTRPMELVCMDFLSIEPDSKNTKDVLVITDHFTKYAVSIPTKDQKATTVAKNLWEHFLVHYGFPERLHSDQGRDFESRTIKELCSLLGIRKVRTSPYHPRGNPVERYNRTLLSMLGTLQATEKYHWRDFVKPLTHSYNCTKNDVTGYSPYELMFGRQPRLPIDIAFGLPHLNKPSITHSQYVKELKSHLEQSYDIVIKNSQKTARKNKERFDRNIRESTLGVGDRVLVRNLRLREKHKLADKWEQTVYIVLKQMENLPVYTVKPENGEGPNRTLHRDLLLPCGFLSSLENETERVTKPSRPHTRQSSALEPDPDEPLDEEVDEFYYSDLPQVLNRPSYQIAVTLPNRELIADSGPVNNIQQQNTLSLHTGDRKEPTLAGNENAELSLLDKGINTETFLPDRMSETATFLPERVKEAATYLPEKTKKNEVYLPDVETGDETNTNLPQLDGVLKSQQRDVSFEPIIHDQTHTSEKTKVLENSSSALSETESSLRPVSVENQTETDEHDTVQPEMYVRRSERSSQPPQRLTYSQLGNPLVTVVRSLFQGLNKAFIDSLTQEVVYPVETMHRDVHDI; translated from the coding sequence atggtcttggatgagactgattctccttgtggtttagttcagtcacttgccatgtctgcagcggccattccagacctattccagttggaagacaatagtgacagtttctttgctgtgcccaagtataaccatgctgaccttgtctccttgcagaggaaagatccaaccattggccgagtcattcagctgcttatgactgacaataaaccgccaactgatactattgcagaacccccggtggttcttaaccttttgagagagtggaaacggtttgagtttcaaaatgatttactgtaccggagacgccaattaggaccagagacatcattgcagttagtcttgcctgattcattacgttcaacagtcatgcaaagcctacatgatgatatggggcatcttggggttgaacgtacgacagatctcattcggtcccgtttttactggccaagaatggctagtgatatcgaaatcaaagttaaaacttgcgaaagatgtatccgtcggaaggccctccctgacaaagctgctccaatggtgagtattaccaccaccagacctatggagttagtttgcatggattttctctccatagaaccagacagtaagaacactaaagatgtcttagtgattacagaccattttacaaagtatgcagtgtccatcccaaccaaagatcagaaagccaccaccgtcgcgaagaacctgtgggaacattttttagtccactacgggtttcctgagcgtcttcatagtgatcagggacgggatttcgaatcacgtacaatcaaggaactttgttctttacttggtatccgtaaagtcagaacgagcccttatcaccctcgtggcaaccccgttgaacggtacaatcgtacattactcagcatgttgggaactttacaagccactgagaaatatcactggcgcgattttgtaaaaccacttactcactcgtacaattgtacaaaaaatgacgtgacgggatactctccctacgagctaatgttcggtaggcagcctcggttgcctatagatattgcctttgggttaccgcatttgaacaagccctctataactcattctcagtatgttaaagaactgaagagtcatctggaacagagttatgacattgtcataaaaaactctcaaaaaacagcgaggaagaacaaagaacggttcgacagaaacattcgtgagtccacactaggtgtgggagatcgtgttttagtccgaaatcttcgcttaagagaaaagcataaattagcagacaaatgggagcaaacagtgtatatagttctcaaacagatggaaaacttgccagtatacactgtaaaaccagagaacggagaaggacccaacagaacactccacagagatcttttactgccttgtggttttctctcttcattagaaaatgaaacagaacgcgttacgaaacctagcagacctcatacaagacagagttcagccttagaacctgacccagatgagccacttgacgaagaggtagatgagttttattactctgatcttccacaagtgctaaaccgaccatcctatcaaatagcggtcaccttgccaaatagggaactcatagcagattcaggaccggtaaataatattcaacaacaaaacacactatccttacacacaggggatcgcaaggaaccaaccttagctggtaatgaaaatgctgaattgtccttacttgacaaaggcatcaacaccgaaacattcttacctgacagaatgagtgaaactgcgacattcttacctgaaagagtgaaagaagcagcaacatacttacctgaaaaaacgaaaaaaaacgaagtatacttacctgacgtagaaacgggggatgaaactaacacaaacctacctcaattggatggtgtcctaaagtcgcagcaacgtgatgtaagttttgaacccatcatacacgatcagacacatacatctgaaaagaccaaagtcttagagaatagctcatcagctctgtcggaaacagagagctcacttcgtcctgtctcagttgagaatcaaaccgaaacggatgagcatgatactgtgcaaccagagatgtatgtcaggagatctgaacgaagtagtcagcctcctcaaagactaacttactctcaattgggcaatccactagtgaccgtagttaggtcccttttccaaggacttaataaagcttttattgactctcttactcaagaagttgtgtaccccgtagaaacaatgcacagggacgtgcatgatatttaa